Proteins found in one Haloferax litoreum genomic segment:
- the rpl12p gene encoding 50S ribosomal protein P1, which yields MEYVYAALILNETEEEINEENITAVLDAAGVDVEESRVKALVAALEDVDIEEAIETAAAAPAPATGGAGGEVETADDDDEEEAAEEEAADEDDDEDEEADGEGLGALFG from the coding sequence ATGGAATACGTCTACGCCGCACTCATCCTGAACGAGACGGAAGAAGAGATCAACGAAGAGAACATCACCGCAGTCCTCGACGCCGCTGGCGTCGATGTCGAAGAGTCCCGCGTCAAGGCGCTCGTCGCCGCGCTCGAGGACGTCGACATCGAAGAGGCCATCGAGACGGCCGCCGCTGCCCCCGCTCCCGCGACGGGCGGCGCTGGTGGCGAAGTCGAGACCGCTGACGATGACGACGAAGAGGAAGCCGCCGAAGAAGAGGCCGCTGACGAAGACGACGACGAAGACGAAGAGGCAGACGGCGAAGGCCTCGGCGCTCTCTTCGGCTAA
- a CDS encoding isopentenyl phosphate kinase — protein sequence MSLVVLKLGGSVVTDKDEPETVDEDGLAAAADAVASLAASGQVVVVHGGGSFGHHHAADHGVSSATGTHDAVGVRAIHDAMKRLNDAVLDALAERDVPALPVHPLSAGARTEDGSLSLPLASTETMLAEGFVPVLHGDVIAHAGEGATIVSGDDLVVSLASGLGADRVGLCSTVPGVLDTDGDVIPEITAFEDAAAALGGSESTDVTGGMAAKVRKLLALGAPAHVFGPDGLSSFVAGESPGTVIRGE from the coding sequence GTGAGCCTCGTCGTCCTCAAACTCGGCGGGAGCGTCGTCACCGACAAGGACGAACCCGAGACGGTAGACGAGGACGGCCTCGCCGCCGCCGCAGACGCCGTTGCATCTCTCGCCGCGTCCGGACAGGTCGTCGTCGTCCACGGCGGCGGCAGTTTCGGCCATCACCACGCCGCCGACCACGGCGTCTCGTCTGCGACCGGAACCCACGACGCCGTCGGCGTCCGCGCCATCCACGACGCGATGAAGCGCCTGAACGACGCCGTCCTCGACGCCCTCGCGGAGCGTGACGTTCCGGCGCTTCCAGTTCACCCGCTGTCTGCCGGTGCGCGCACCGAGGATGGGTCGCTGTCGCTTCCGCTCGCATCGACTGAGACGATGCTCGCAGAAGGGTTCGTTCCAGTGCTCCACGGAGACGTCATCGCCCACGCGGGCGAGGGGGCGACTATCGTCAGCGGTGACGACTTGGTCGTCTCGCTCGCCTCCGGTCTCGGTGCGGACCGAGTCGGCCTCTGTTCGACGGTTCCGGGCGTCCTCGACACCGACGGCGACGTGATTCCGGAGATTACGGCGTTCGAGGACGCCGCCGCCGCACTCGGCGGGTCCGAGTCCACAGACGTGACCGGTGGCATGGCCGCAAAAGTTCGGAAGTTACTCGCACTCGGTGCACCTGCACACGTCTTCGGTCCAGACGGTCTCTCGTCGTTCGTCGCGGGCGAGTCTCCCGGGACCGTCATCCGCGGCGAGTAA
- a CDS encoding HVO_2753 family zinc finger protein: MSESEQRHAHQCVSCGINIAGMSAATFKCPDCGQEISRCSKCRKQSNLYECPDCGFMGP, translated from the coding sequence ATGAGCGAGTCCGAACAGCGACACGCGCACCAGTGTGTGTCCTGTGGCATCAACATCGCTGGCATGAGCGCAGCGACGTTCAAGTGCCCCGACTGTGGCCAGGAGATTTCGCGTTGTTCCAAGTGCCGCAAGCAGAGCAACCTCTACGAGTGCCCCGACTGCGGGTTCATGGGTCCATAA
- a CDS encoding 50S ribosomal protein L10: MSESEARQTEVIPQWKQDEVDALVEFVESYESVGVVGVAGIPSRQLQAMRRELHGSAQVRMSRNTLVNRALDEVDDGFEELKEYVAGQVALIGTNDNPFALYKELEASKTPAPINAGEVAPNDIVIPEGDTGVDPGPFVGELQQVGASARIMDGSIKVTEDSHVLSTGEEVSEELANVLAELGIEPKEVGLDLRGVFSEGVLFEPDELAIDVDEYRADIQSAVAAATNLSVNAVYPTAQTAPTLIAKATSEAKSVGLFANIESPDFMPELISKADGQLRALAAQIDDEEALPEELRGVSAQSAEPAAEDESTDEEEAEADAEEADADDTDEEDDGDAGDALGSLF, encoded by the coding sequence ATGAGCGAATCTGAAGCTCGACAGACGGAAGTCATTCCGCAGTGGAAACAGGACGAAGTCGACGCGCTCGTCGAATTCGTCGAATCCTACGAATCCGTCGGTGTCGTGGGCGTCGCGGGCATCCCGAGCCGCCAGCTCCAGGCCATGCGCCGCGAGCTTCACGGCTCGGCTCAGGTGCGTATGAGCCGTAACACGCTCGTGAACCGCGCGCTCGACGAAGTCGACGACGGCTTCGAGGAACTCAAGGAGTACGTCGCCGGACAGGTCGCCCTCATCGGCACGAACGACAACCCGTTCGCCCTGTACAAGGAGCTCGAGGCGTCGAAGACGCCCGCGCCCATCAACGCTGGCGAGGTTGCCCCGAACGACATCGTCATCCCCGAGGGTGACACGGGTGTCGACCCGGGTCCGTTCGTTGGCGAACTCCAGCAAGTCGGAGCGTCCGCCCGCATTATGGACGGCTCCATCAAGGTGACCGAAGACTCCCACGTCCTCTCGACGGGCGAGGAAGTCTCCGAGGAACTCGCGAACGTCCTGGCAGAACTCGGTATCGAGCCCAAGGAGGTCGGTCTCGACCTTCGTGGCGTCTTCTCCGAAGGCGTCCTGTTCGAACCCGACGAACTCGCCATCGACGTGGACGAGTACCGCGCCGACATCCAGTCGGCCGTCGCCGCCGCGACCAACCTCTCGGTCAACGCGGTCTACCCGACCGCTCAGACCGCGCCGACGCTCATCGCGAAGGCGACCAGCGAGGCCAAATCCGTCGGTCTGTTCGCCAACATCGAGAGTCCGGACTTCATGCCGGAACTCATCAGCAAGGCGGACGGCCAGCTCCGGGCACTTGCCGCCCAGATCGACGACGAAGAGGCACTCCCTGAGGAACTCCGCGGCGTCTCCGCGCAGAGCGCGGAACCCGCAGCGGAAGACGAATCGACCGACGAAGAAGAAGCAGAAGCAGACGCCGAAGAGGCTGACGCCGACGACACCGACGAGGAAGACGACGGTGACGCAGGCGACGCTCTCGGCTCGCTGTTCTAA
- a CDS encoding 50S ribosomal protein L1: MADTIVDAVSRALDEAPGRNFRETVDLAVNLRDLDLNDPSKRVDESIVLPSGTGQDTQIVVFATGETALRAEDVADDVLGPDELEDLGDDSDAAKDLADETDFFVAEAALMQDIGRYLGTVLGPRGKMPTPLQPDDDVVETVNRMKNTVQLRSRDRRTFHTRVGADDMAPDEIAENIDVIVRRLEATLEKGPLNIDSIFVKTTMGPSVEVPA, translated from the coding sequence ATGGCAGACACAATAGTTGACGCAGTCTCTCGCGCACTCGACGAGGCACCTGGGCGGAACTTCCGCGAAACGGTTGACCTCGCCGTGAACCTGCGCGATTTAGATCTTAACGACCCGTCGAAGCGTGTCGACGAGAGTATCGTACTCCCGTCTGGCACCGGCCAGGACACCCAGATTGTGGTGTTCGCGACCGGTGAAACCGCGCTCCGCGCTGAAGATGTCGCTGACGACGTTCTCGGACCAGATGAACTCGAGGACCTCGGTGACGACTCTGATGCGGCGAAAGACCTTGCCGACGAGACCGACTTCTTCGTTGCCGAGGCAGCACTGATGCAGGACATCGGTCGCTACCTTGGTACCGTCCTCGGTCCTCGTGGTAAGATGCCGACCCCGCTTCAGCCCGACGACGACGTCGTCGAGACGGTGAATCGGATGAAGAACACGGTGCAACTCCGCTCCCGTGACCGACGCACGTTCCACACGCGCGTCGGCGCGGACGATATGGCTCCCGACGAAATCGCGGAGAACATCGACGTTATCGTTCGTCGTCTCGAGGCGACGCTCGAAAAGGGCCCCCTCAACATCGACTCTATCTTCGTGAAGACGACGATGGGTCCGTCCGTGGAGGTGCCCGCATGA
- a CDS encoding M20/M25/M40 family metallo-hydrolase, with amino-acid sequence MDDDQRSFLDALLTTPSPSGYETDGQRVWVDYVSQFADDVTVDAYGNAVAVHEGSGDGPEIAFAGHADQIGYIVRDIDDDGFVRIGPIGGADRTVSKGQHVTVHNEDGDVPGVIGQTAIHLRDVGKEEYDDLEEQFVDIGVTSKGDAKDYVEVGDPVTVEGRVRDLAGDRIAANGMDNRVGTWAAAEGLRAAVEADVDATVYAVSTVQEEVGVQGAKMVGYDLNPDAMVAVDVTHATDNPDVPGKAKGPVELGEGPSISRGSANHPNVVKLARDAAAEADIDVQLEATGTYTGTDADAFYTSRSGIPSLNIGIPNRYMHTPVEVISTEDLDDVAALLGAMATLAGDVESFGVEL; translated from the coding sequence ATGGACGACGACCAACGTTCCTTCCTCGACGCCCTGCTCACCACACCCAGCCCTTCCGGGTACGAGACCGACGGACAGCGCGTCTGGGTGGACTACGTCTCCCAGTTCGCCGACGACGTGACGGTCGATGCCTACGGCAACGCCGTCGCAGTCCACGAAGGCTCGGGCGACGGCCCCGAAATCGCGTTCGCGGGCCACGCCGACCAGATTGGCTACATCGTCCGCGACATCGACGACGACGGGTTCGTCCGCATCGGCCCCATCGGCGGGGCCGACCGAACCGTCTCGAAAGGCCAGCACGTGACCGTCCACAACGAGGACGGCGACGTGCCCGGCGTCATCGGCCAGACGGCCATCCATCTCCGCGACGTGGGCAAAGAGGAGTACGACGACCTCGAAGAGCAGTTCGTCGACATCGGCGTCACGAGCAAAGGCGACGCCAAAGATTACGTCGAAGTCGGCGACCCCGTGACTGTCGAAGGACGAGTCCGTGACCTCGCGGGCGACCGTATCGCGGCCAACGGGATGGACAACCGCGTGGGGACGTGGGCCGCCGCCGAAGGACTGCGCGCCGCCGTCGAAGCAGACGTGGACGCCACTGTCTACGCCGTCAGCACGGTCCAAGAAGAAGTCGGCGTGCAAGGTGCGAAGATGGTCGGCTACGACCTGAACCCCGACGCGATGGTCGCCGTGGACGTGACGCACGCGACGGACAACCCGGACGTACCGGGCAAGGCCAAGGGCCCGGTCGAACTCGGCGAAGGACCATCCATCTCCCGCGGGAGCGCTAACCACCCGAACGTCGTCAAACTCGCCCGCGACGCCGCGGCGGAAGCCGACATCGACGTGCAACTGGAAGCGACCGGCACGTACACCGGCACGGACGCCGACGCCTTCTACACGAGTCGCTCCGGCATCCCCTCACTCAACATCGGCATCCCGAACCGCTACATGCACACGCCGGTCGAAGTCATCTCGACGGAGGACTTAGACGACGTGGCCGCGCTTCTCGGGGCGATGGCGACGCTCGCAGGCGACGTCGAGTCCTTCGGCGTCGAACTGTAA
- the mvk gene encoding mevalonate kinase, with product MTVSSAPGKVYLFGEHAVVYGEPAVPCAVERRATVSVSLRDDDHVRVRAEDLSLNGFTVEYSGSTGGRPDVDVPAPLVEAAMGYIDAAVEQARDAAGAPDAGFDISVESDIPLGAGLGSSAAVVVAGIDAATRELGVELSPREIAERAYKAEYEVQDGQASRADTFCSAMGGAVRVEGDDCRTIDAPALPFVIGFDGGAGDTGALVSGVRQLRERYDFAADTVSTIGDIVRRGEELLADADPDEEPTEELLSELGGFMNFNHGLLEALGVSSRSLDSMVWAAREAGAHGAKLTGAGGGGCIVALDPTPESQTGLRFTPGCEDAFRAELATEGVRVEEPPTTDGETPATDDSSAEESA from the coding sequence ATGACCGTTTCGAGCGCTCCCGGCAAGGTGTACCTGTTCGGGGAGCACGCAGTCGTCTACGGCGAACCGGCAGTCCCGTGTGCCGTCGAGCGCCGGGCGACTGTCTCCGTCTCGCTCCGTGACGACGACCACGTTCGGGTCCGTGCCGAAGACCTGAGTCTCAACGGCTTCACCGTCGAGTACAGCGGTTCGACGGGCGGCCGCCCGGACGTTGACGTTCCAGCACCGCTCGTCGAGGCCGCGATGGGGTACATCGACGCCGCCGTCGAACAGGCCCGCGACGCCGCCGGCGCCCCCGACGCTGGCTTCGACATCAGCGTCGAGAGCGACATCCCGCTGGGTGCTGGTCTCGGGTCGTCGGCCGCCGTCGTCGTCGCCGGCATCGACGCCGCCACGCGCGAACTCGGCGTCGAACTCTCTCCCCGAGAGATAGCCGAGCGAGCGTACAAGGCAGAGTACGAAGTCCAAGACGGACAGGCCTCGCGCGCGGACACCTTCTGTTCGGCCATGGGTGGCGCAGTCCGTGTCGAAGGCGACGACTGCCGGACGATTGATGCGCCGGCGCTCCCGTTCGTCATCGGATTCGACGGCGGCGCGGGCGACACCGGCGCACTCGTCTCCGGCGTTCGCCAACTCCGCGAGCGCTACGACTTCGCCGCCGACACTGTCTCCACCATCGGCGACATCGTCCGGCGCGGCGAGGAACTCCTCGCCGACGCGGACCCCGACGAGGAACCGACCGAGGAACTCCTCTCCGAACTCGGCGGGTTCATGAACTTCAACCACGGCCTGCTCGAAGCACTGGGTGTCTCCTCTCGCTCGCTCGATTCGATGGTCTGGGCGGCCCGCGAGGCCGGTGCCCACGGCGCGAAACTGACCGGTGCGGGCGGTGGCGGGTGTATCGTCGCACTCGACCCGACGCCCGAGTCACAGACCGGTCTCCGATTCACACCGGGGTGCGAAGACGCCTTCCGTGCCGAACTCGCTACCGAGGGCGTCCGCGTAGAAGAACCGCCGACCACCGACGGTGAGACACCCGCTACCGACGACTCGTCCGCGGAGGAGTCGGCGTGA
- a CDS encoding 50S ribosomal protein L11: MAGTIEVLVPGGKANPGPPLGPELGPTPVDVQDVVNQINDQTAAFDGMEVPVTVEYEDDGSFSIEVGVPPTAALIKDEVGFETGSGEPQKDFVADMSIEQLKKVAEQKSSDLLAYDLKNASKEVAGTCASLGVTVEGEDARTFKERIDGGEFDDYFDDE, translated from the coding sequence ATGGCTGGAACTATCGAAGTACTCGTTCCCGGCGGGAAGGCGAACCCCGGTCCGCCGCTCGGCCCGGAACTCGGCCCGACCCCCGTCGACGTGCAGGACGTCGTCAACCAGATCAACGACCAGACGGCAGCGTTCGACGGCATGGAAGTGCCCGTCACCGTCGAGTACGAGGACGACGGTTCGTTCTCTATCGAGGTCGGTGTCCCGCCGACGGCCGCCCTCATCAAGGACGAGGTCGGATTCGAGACTGGCAGCGGCGAGCCCCAGAAGGACTTCGTCGCCGACATGTCCATCGAACAGCTGAAGAAGGTCGCCGAGCAGAAGTCCTCTGACCTGCTCGCGTACGACCTCAAGAACGCCTCGAAGGAAGTCGCCGGCACGTGTGCGTCGCTCGGCGTCACCGTCGAGGGCGAAGACGCGCGGACGTTCAAAGAGCGCATCGACGGCGGCGAGTTCGACGACTACTTCGACGACGAGTAA
- a CDS encoding ABC transporter permease produces MTDTVTGAGADDDPSAGNDPASRVAWKPFVLVVGLLGFAALAWYSSNVDSLPLLGDLRRIDFLFAPSLFLFAVYGVAPVILEPGRARPLWNYASRRPLVAFSLLWVAAFVVVGLLAPVFIDLSFDLDATNQSPVFTAVSTTFTDDCVGTAVDGRCFGTWEHPLGTTGIGRDVSKLVLYGAREALTFATIVAALIVPIATTVGVVAGYRGGWTDEILMRIVDVQQTLPAFVIYLIASFLYGESEFLLVVVFGLTSWGSVARIVRNETLHLRASEYVTAALVVGAGTPHILRRHILPKLSGPIATAVTRQIPMLLLVEAALSYMDLTVVTTGSWGRTIRTGLVEFPQAWWVSTVPVVVLCVTIVAFSVLGDALREVADPRLGD; encoded by the coding sequence ATGACTGACACCGTCACCGGGGCCGGAGCAGACGACGACCCATCGGCGGGGAACGACCCGGCGAGTCGGGTCGCGTGGAAACCGTTCGTCCTCGTGGTCGGTCTGCTCGGATTTGCGGCACTCGCATGGTACTCGTCGAACGTAGATTCGCTCCCGCTCCTCGGCGACCTGCGCAGAATCGACTTCCTGTTCGCCCCCTCGTTGTTCCTCTTCGCCGTCTACGGGGTCGCACCAGTGATACTCGAACCGGGCCGGGCGCGCCCACTGTGGAACTACGCGTCGCGACGGCCACTCGTCGCGTTCAGTCTCCTGTGGGTCGCCGCGTTCGTCGTCGTCGGCCTGCTTGCCCCCGTGTTCATCGACCTGTCGTTCGACCTCGACGCGACGAACCAGTCACCGGTGTTCACCGCTGTCTCCACCACCTTCACGGACGACTGCGTCGGCACCGCCGTCGACGGCCGGTGTTTCGGCACGTGGGAGCACCCACTCGGCACGACGGGTATCGGTCGCGACGTGTCGAAGTTGGTCCTCTACGGCGCGCGCGAGGCACTCACGTTCGCCACTATCGTGGCAGCGCTCATCGTCCCCATCGCCACGACAGTCGGCGTCGTCGCGGGATACCGCGGTGGATGGACCGACGAGATACTGATGCGTATCGTCGACGTCCAACAGACGCTCCCGGCGTTCGTCATCTACCTCATCGCGAGTTTCCTCTACGGTGAGAGCGAGTTCCTCCTCGTCGTCGTCTTCGGCCTCACGAGTTGGGGGAGCGTCGCGCGAATCGTCCGCAACGAGACGCTCCATCTGCGGGCGAGCGAGTACGTGACCGCCGCCCTCGTCGTCGGTGCCGGGACGCCGCACATCCTCCGACGCCACATCCTCCCGAAACTCTCGGGGCCAATCGCCACCGCCGTCACGCGGCAGATTCCGATGTTACTCCTCGTCGAGGCGGCGTTGTCGTACATGGACCTGACCGTCGTCACCACCGGGTCGTGGGGGCGGACGATTCGGACCGGATTGGTTGAGTTCCCGCAGGCGTGGTGGGTCTCGACCGTCCCTGTCGTCGTCCTCTGTGTGACAATCGTCGCCTTCAGCGTCCTCGGCGACGCACTCCGAGAGGTGGCCGACCCGCGACTGGGAGACTGA
- a CDS encoding MBL fold metallo-hydrolase: MRVTFLGTGSAMPVSGRAQSGLLLESDSNTLLVDCGSGVLARLAETDVGYEGVSSVLLTHVHLDHVSDLMPLVKARWLVGEDDLEIVGPEGTEALVDGLLDVHDYMKDRLDISVREVGPHEFGIAGFDVMGYEVRHSVPTLAYRFTNELGESDLVVSGDTEAFEGLTDFADGASVLVHDCSFPDDVDVSNHPTPTKLGETLTGRDIDTVFLTHLYPHADRVTGELVERVTAHFDGEVKVAEDGMTVEF; the protein is encoded by the coding sequence ATGCGCGTCACATTCCTCGGCACTGGGAGCGCGATGCCCGTCTCGGGCCGTGCCCAGTCTGGACTTCTCCTCGAATCGGATTCGAACACGCTCCTCGTCGATTGCGGGTCGGGCGTCCTCGCTCGACTCGCCGAAACCGACGTTGGATACGAAGGCGTCTCGTCGGTGCTTCTGACCCACGTCCACCTCGACCACGTCTCGGACCTCATGCCACTCGTCAAGGCGCGATGGTTGGTCGGTGAGGACGACCTCGAAATCGTCGGCCCGGAAGGGACCGAGGCACTCGTCGACGGCCTCCTCGACGTACACGACTACATGAAAGACCGACTCGACATCTCCGTCCGAGAGGTCGGTCCGCACGAGTTCGGTATCGCCGGATTCGACGTGATGGGCTACGAAGTGCGACACTCCGTACCGACGCTCGCCTACCGATTTACGAACGAGTTGGGCGAGTCTGACCTCGTCGTCTCGGGTGACACCGAGGCGTTCGAGGGACTCACCGACTTCGCCGACGGTGCGAGCGTCCTCGTCCACGACTGCTCGTTCCCGGACGACGTGGACGTGTCGAACCACCCGACGCCGACCAAACTCGGCGAGACGCTGACCGGACGCGACATCGACACGGTGTTTCTCACACACCTGTACCCCCACGCTGACCGCGTGACTGGCGAACTCGTCGAACGCGTCACAGCGCACTTCGACGGCGAGGTGAAGGTTGCAGAAGACGGGATGACCGTCGAATTCTGA
- a CDS encoding elongation factor 1-beta — MGKVAAKIKVMPNSPELDLDDLEDKLEDSLPEGAKIKGFERDDVAFGLVALLPTVIVPDDAGGTEAVEEAFTGVDGVESVSVENVGRI; from the coding sequence ATGGGAAAAGTAGCCGCTAAAATCAAGGTCATGCCGAACAGCCCCGAGCTGGACCTCGACGACCTCGAGGACAAGCTCGAAGACTCCCTCCCCGAGGGTGCGAAAATCAAGGGCTTCGAACGCGACGACGTCGCGTTCGGCCTCGTCGCACTCCTGCCGACGGTCATCGTCCCTGACGACGCCGGCGGCACCGAGGCCGTCGAAGAGGCGTTCACCGGAGTGGACGGCGTCGAGTCCGTCTCCGTCGAGAACGTCGGCCGTATCTAA
- a CDS encoding tripartite tricarboxylate transporter permease, translating to MSFTGALGLVTTEPTMAVVTGVVVGVVLGTCSGLVPGLHANAFALLLASVASSIPGPPAAIAAAILAAATVHTFLDVVPALALGVPDAALAPGALPAHRLVLGGRGREALRLSALGSGAALCLAVPLALPITEVMVGVYPVVRDSLWAVLGAVVLALVWAEPTLRGRLAAAGTVVAAAGLGFAVLDRTFAGPLPVGGVLAPLLAGLFGVPVLLDARDGAGVPPQGDTTLATSRRAVARSILAGTGGGAFVGYLPGVSAGIAGTLALAVLPARDPDQSARAYVTATSAATTATTVFALFALVGLGTPRTGALVALTAADLPSGLWVAVPVTVVAGMVGAMLVPLLGDRALVLVGRFDQRRLVTVVCVFLVVLSWAFAGVGGVAVLVVAALVGYVPVSLGCRRVHLMSVLMGPVALG from the coding sequence ATGTCGTTCACTGGGGCACTCGGACTCGTCACCACCGAGCCGACTATGGCCGTCGTCACTGGTGTCGTGGTCGGTGTCGTCCTCGGGACGTGTTCCGGCCTCGTCCCCGGCCTCCACGCCAACGCGTTCGCACTCCTGCTGGCGAGCGTCGCGTCCAGCATCCCCGGCCCACCAGCCGCAATCGCCGCCGCCATTCTCGCAGCGGCCACGGTCCACACGTTCCTCGACGTGGTTCCCGCGTTGGCACTCGGCGTCCCAGACGCGGCGCTCGCACCCGGCGCGCTCCCGGCCCATCGACTCGTTCTCGGCGGGAGAGGCCGCGAAGCGTTGCGACTGTCTGCACTCGGGAGCGGTGCCGCCCTCTGTCTCGCCGTCCCACTCGCACTCCCGATTACCGAGGTGATGGTCGGTGTCTACCCAGTCGTTCGCGACTCCCTGTGGGCCGTTCTCGGTGCCGTCGTTCTGGCGCTCGTCTGGGCCGAACCGACACTGCGTGGGAGACTCGCGGCGGCGGGGACAGTGGTCGCTGCGGCGGGACTGGGATTCGCCGTTCTCGACAGGACATTTGCCGGCCCGCTCCCGGTTGGCGGCGTGTTGGCCCCACTCTTGGCCGGTCTGTTCGGAGTTCCAGTCCTCCTCGACGCGCGCGATGGCGCGGGCGTCCCACCACAGGGTGATACGACGCTCGCGACGAGTCGACGGGCAGTCGCTCGCAGTATCCTCGCTGGAACCGGCGGGGGCGCATTCGTCGGCTATCTCCCCGGCGTCTCCGCTGGGATTGCAGGGACACTCGCACTCGCAGTCCTCCCTGCACGCGACCCGGACCAGTCGGCACGGGCGTACGTCACGGCGACGAGTGCGGCCACGACGGCGACGACAGTGTTCGCGCTGTTCGCGTTGGTCGGGCTGGGAACCCCGCGAACCGGTGCACTCGTCGCGCTCACGGCCGCCGACCTCCCGTCCGGTCTCTGGGTTGCAGTCCCGGTAACTGTCGTCGCCGGCATGGTCGGCGCGATGTTGGTCCCACTCCTCGGTGACCGGGCGTTGGTGCTCGTGGGGCGATTCGACCAGCGGCGACTCGTCACCGTCGTCTGCGTCTTTCTCGTCGTGCTCTCGTGGGCGTTCGCGGGCGTGGGTGGCGTCGCCGTCCTCGTCGTCGCCGCACTCGTTGGCTACGTTCCAGTGTCCCTCGGATGCCGTCGCGTCCACCTGATGAGTGTCCTCATGGGACCGGTAGCACTCGGATGA
- a CDS encoding ABC transporter permease → MSRIRTLLSHSIFAVLGVYAVVSLAFALIALTPDPGEAFLAHTLARHGQGDQIEAEIQAYRAARNLDAPVAVRYVRWLVDITVLDWGRSLETGRPVLSMVRDGLTYTFAYVVPGILVGTIGGIWAGLMSASEDRTRSRRGLSVLSYVAFGVPSFWVAAVFLIAVAPSLSWFPDRLPASGPFTPDGALFLFPAALLVGVNVFAGQFRYAQSKGREYLKADFVRQHRAIGISRPRVMWYILRVAAVPLLAVSLADLIAILVVTVFVVEFVFNVPGIGLLTYGAISDRDMPVVLGATMVVALTGIGVNFLQEVVNTLLDPRIGDDGGSHD, encoded by the coding sequence GTGTCCCGCATTCGCACCCTCCTCTCCCACAGCATTTTCGCCGTTCTCGGCGTCTACGCGGTTGTCTCACTCGCGTTTGCCCTCATCGCCCTCACACCGGACCCCGGCGAGGCGTTCCTCGCCCACACGCTCGCCCGGCACGGTCAGGGTGACCAGATAGAAGCAGAGATTCAGGCCTACCGCGCGGCCCGGAACCTCGATGCACCCGTCGCCGTCCGATACGTCCGTTGGCTCGTCGACATCACCGTCCTCGATTGGGGCCGCTCACTCGAGACGGGTCGGCCCGTCCTCTCGATGGTTCGCGACGGCCTGACCTACACGTTCGCGTACGTCGTTCCGGGCATCCTCGTCGGGACTATCGGTGGCATCTGGGCGGGGCTAATGAGCGCCTCGGAGGACCGCACTCGGTCCCGACGCGGCCTCTCGGTCCTCTCGTACGTCGCCTTCGGTGTCCCGAGTTTCTGGGTCGCCGCCGTGTTCCTCATCGCCGTCGCGCCGTCGCTCTCGTGGTTCCCCGACCGGTTGCCTGCGAGTGGCCCGTTCACGCCGGACGGTGCGTTGTTCCTCTTCCCGGCCGCACTCCTCGTCGGTGTGAACGTCTTCGCTGGGCAGTTTCGATACGCCCAGAGTAAAGGACGCGAGTACCTCAAAGCGGACTTCGTCCGCCAACACCGAGCAATCGGCATCAGTCGACCACGCGTCATGTGGTACATCCTCCGCGTCGCCGCCGTCCCGTTGCTCGCCGTCTCGCTGGCGGACCTCATCGCCATCCTCGTCGTCACCGTGTTCGTCGTCGAGTTTGTCTTCAACGTACCCGGTATCGGTCTCCTCACGTACGGCGCGATTTCGGACCGCGACATGCCGGTGGTGCTGGGGGCGACGATGGTCGTCGCGCTCACTGGCATCGGCGTGAACTTCCTCCAGGAGGTCGTAAACACGCTTCTGGACCCCAGAATCGGTGACGACGGAGGGTCGCATGACTGA